Proteins encoded within one genomic window of Amycolatopsis nigrescens CSC17Ta-90:
- a CDS encoding SsgA family sporulation/cell division regulator has protein sequence MSNEHGTIHTMVTFALRTFGAGPLPVRVGLSYHPQDPYAVALAFHAGPGVVDWIVARDLLADGLLAATGDGDLRVSPAADPSLVLVELSTPDGAGVFEAPAQELAAFLDRTYDLVGAGEEHEWFDFDHELTKLAARD, from the coding sequence ATGAGCAACGAACACGGCACCATCCACACGATGGTCACTTTCGCCCTGCGGACCTTCGGCGCCGGACCGCTGCCGGTGCGGGTCGGCCTGAGCTACCACCCCCAGGACCCGTACGCGGTGGCGCTCGCGTTCCACGCCGGGCCCGGCGTGGTGGACTGGATCGTGGCCCGCGACCTGCTGGCCGACGGCCTGCTCGCCGCCACCGGTGACGGCGACCTGCGGGTGTCCCCGGCGGCGGATCCCAGCCTGGTGCTGGTCGAGTTGAGCACCCCGGACGGCGCCGGCGTCTTCGAAGCTCCCGCCCAGGAGCTGGCTGCCTTCCTCGACCGCACCTACGACCTGGTGGGCGCGGGCGAGGAACACGAGTGGTTCGACTTCGACCACGAACTGACCAAGCTGGCCGCTCGCGACTAG
- a CDS encoding glycoside hydrolase family 2 TIM barrel-domain containing protein, which translates to MSYVEDPAPGYGGLAPRAAFGSDARSARSLSLNGDWLFRLSPSVPAAPAAIERDDFDDSAWSELPVPANWQLHGHGSPAYTNVAYPFPVNPPEVPSDNPTGDYRLRFTLSAEWQDEPAVLRFDGIDSCARIWLNGHELGVTKGSRLPAEFAVGPLLRTGENLLAVRVHQWSSGSYLEDQDMWWLSGIFRDVTLLARPDGGIADYWIRADYDHVTGQGTLRVEAGPDVRISVDELGIEDHPTGEPIPAGVVEPWSAELPRLYLGELRTAAERVPVRIGFRTVRVEDGQLKVNGRPVLLHGVNRHEHHPRFGRAVPGAAAVADIELMKRHNINAVRTSHYPPDPAFLELCDEYGLWVIDECDLETHGFGMLGWAGNPSDDPQWTDAYLDRMRRTVERDKNRPSVILWSLGNESHTGPNLARMASWTRERDETRPVHYEGDFECEYVDVYSRMYADHQEVDRIGRQEDENERRRELPFLLCEYAHAMGNGPGGLLEYRELFERHPRCQGGFVWEWIDHGITRQDADGREFFAYGGDFGEPIHDGHFIIDGLVFPDRSPSPGLTEFAKVIEPVRISGTSSGIRVENHYDFATLEHLTFSWQLEDEGIVVAEGRLEVPTVQPGQSAVVALPALTATTGESWLTVRAALSEDTRWAEAGHVVGWGQLPISAAAEPPAAGPAATVFRAPDQLQLGIGRFDPVSGMLTGIGGHQVTGPRLDLWRAPTENDRGSARPDEQAWRGAGLHRLQHRVADVTVEDGALVVRTRVAPPALGFGMFADYRWRADADGLRLRVDIEPDGEWPCSLPRLGLRMALPGAFERVEWFGGGPGEAYPDSRQAARIGRFAYGIDELQTPYVYPQENGNRTDVRWARLSTASGSEIRIEGSPVFDFTARRWTSEELDAAEHTVDLRPGELVHLNLDLAQHGLGSASCGPGVLPQYRLHARKDSFALTFRALS; encoded by the coding sequence ATGTCGTACGTCGAGGACCCCGCCCCCGGCTACGGCGGCCTGGCGCCGCGCGCCGCGTTCGGCTCGGACGCGAGGTCCGCGAGGTCACTGAGCCTCAACGGGGACTGGCTCTTCCGGTTGTCGCCGAGCGTTCCGGCCGCACCGGCGGCTATCGAACGGGACGACTTCGACGACTCGGCCTGGTCGGAGCTGCCGGTACCGGCGAACTGGCAGCTGCACGGCCACGGCAGCCCCGCCTACACCAACGTCGCCTACCCGTTCCCGGTGAACCCGCCCGAGGTGCCTTCGGACAACCCGACTGGCGACTACCGCCTTCGCTTCACGCTTTCCGCCGAATGGCAGGACGAGCCCGCCGTGCTCCGCTTCGACGGGATCGACTCCTGCGCCAGGATCTGGCTCAACGGGCACGAACTCGGCGTGACGAAGGGCAGCAGGCTGCCCGCGGAGTTCGCGGTCGGTCCCCTGCTGCGCACCGGGGAGAACCTGCTCGCGGTCCGCGTGCACCAGTGGTCCTCCGGGAGTTACCTGGAGGACCAGGACATGTGGTGGCTGTCCGGGATCTTCCGCGACGTCACCTTGCTGGCCCGCCCGGACGGCGGGATCGCGGACTACTGGATCCGCGCCGATTACGACCACGTCACCGGGCAGGGCACCCTGCGCGTGGAAGCGGGCCCGGACGTCCGGATCAGCGTTGACGAGCTGGGCATCGAGGATCACCCCACCGGCGAGCCGATCCCGGCCGGCGTGGTCGAACCGTGGAGCGCCGAGCTGCCCCGCCTCTACCTCGGCGAACTGCGCACCGCCGCCGAACGTGTGCCGGTGCGGATCGGGTTCCGCACGGTCCGTGTCGAAGACGGGCAGCTGAAGGTGAACGGGCGCCCTGTTCTGCTGCACGGCGTGAACCGGCACGAGCACCATCCCCGGTTCGGCCGCGCGGTGCCCGGCGCGGCGGCCGTCGCCGACATCGAACTGATGAAACGGCACAACATCAACGCCGTGCGCACCAGCCACTACCCGCCGGATCCCGCTTTCCTGGAGCTGTGCGACGAGTACGGGCTCTGGGTGATCGACGAGTGCGACCTGGAGACGCACGGGTTCGGCATGCTCGGCTGGGCTGGCAACCCCAGCGACGATCCACAGTGGACGGACGCGTACCTGGACCGGATGCGGCGCACGGTGGAGCGGGACAAGAACCGGCCCAGCGTCATCCTGTGGTCGCTGGGGAACGAGAGCCACACCGGGCCCAACCTGGCACGGATGGCGAGCTGGACCCGCGAGCGCGACGAGACCCGTCCGGTGCACTACGAGGGCGACTTCGAGTGCGAGTACGTGGACGTGTACAGCCGGATGTACGCCGATCATCAGGAGGTCGACCGGATCGGCCGGCAGGAGGACGAGAACGAGCGGCGCCGCGAGCTGCCGTTCCTGCTCTGCGAGTACGCACACGCCATGGGCAACGGGCCTGGCGGGCTGCTGGAGTACCGCGAACTGTTCGAACGTCACCCCCGGTGCCAGGGCGGGTTCGTCTGGGAGTGGATCGACCACGGGATCACCCGGCAGGACGCCGACGGCCGGGAGTTCTTCGCTTACGGCGGCGATTTCGGCGAGCCCATCCACGACGGCCACTTCATCATCGACGGGCTGGTGTTCCCGGATCGGAGCCCGTCCCCTGGGCTGACCGAGTTCGCCAAGGTGATCGAACCGGTCCGGATCTCCGGCACCTCCAGCGGGATCAGGGTGGAGAACCACTACGACTTCGCCACGTTGGAGCACCTCACCTTCTCCTGGCAGCTGGAGGATGAAGGGATCGTGGTCGCCGAGGGACGGCTGGAGGTGCCGACCGTCCAACCCGGACAGAGCGCCGTGGTCGCCTTGCCCGCACTGACCGCCACCACCGGCGAAAGCTGGCTCACCGTCCGCGCGGCACTTTCCGAGGACACCCGATGGGCCGAGGCGGGACATGTGGTCGGCTGGGGACAGCTACCGATCTCGGCGGCCGCCGAACCGCCCGCAGCAGGCCCGGCCGCCACGGTTTTCCGCGCACCGGACCAGCTCCAGCTCGGCATCGGCCGGTTCGACCCGGTCAGCGGGATGCTGACCGGGATCGGCGGCCATCAGGTCACCGGCCCCCGCCTCGATCTGTGGCGGGCGCCGACCGAAAACGACCGTGGTTCCGCGCGGCCGGACGAGCAGGCGTGGCGGGGTGCCGGGCTGCACCGGCTACAGCACCGGGTGGCCGACGTGACCGTTGAGGACGGTGCGCTCGTCGTGCGCACCCGGGTGGCGCCGCCCGCCCTCGGCTTCGGCATGTTCGCCGACTACCGCTGGCGCGCCGACGCCGACGGCCTCCGGCTGCGCGTGGACATCGAACCCGACGGCGAATGGCCCTGTTCCCTGCCCCGGCTGGGCCTGCGGATGGCGCTGCCCGGCGCCTTCGAGCGGGTCGAGTGGTTCGGCGGCGGGCCAGGCGAGGCGTATCCGGACAGCAGGCAGGCCGCCAGGATCGGCCGGTTCGCCTACGGGATCGACGAGTTGCAGACCCCCTATGTCTATCCGCAGGAGAACGGCAACCGGACGGACGTCCGCTGGGCGCGGCTGAGCACGGCCAGCGGCTCCGAGATCCGGATCGAGGGTTCCCCGGTCTTCGACTTCACCGCGCGGCGGTGGACGTCCGAAGAGCTCGACGCCGCGGAGCACACCGTCGACCTGCGGCCCGGCGAGCTGGTCCACCTCAACCTGGACCTGGCGCAGCACGGCCTCGGCTCCGCGTCCTGCGGTCCCGGCGTACTCCCCCAGTACCGGCTGCACGCGCGAAAGGACAGCTTCGCGCTGACTTTTCGCGCCCTGTCCTGA
- a CDS encoding dihydroxyacetone kinase subunit DhaK, with translation MSLRQLINDSEEFVPEALSGLSRAHPGLIRVHQDPAYVIRAVREPKVALVSGGGSGHEPLHTGFVGHGMLDAAVPGAVFASPTAFQIKAAIEAADHGRGVLLIVKNYTGDVLNFSIAAELAADAGIDVRTVLVDDDLATDGQDEGGPGRRGTAAVVAVEKICGAAAERGASLDELVALGERVASSARTLALAFQSCTHPGEDRPSFELPDGQIEFGVGIHGEHGVGRRPYAPARELVAELAEPIVRALDLTDGDRVIAVVNGLGATHSLELSLAHKELTELLDAQGITVARALVGPYVTALDMRGCSITLLRADDELVELWDAPVRTPALNW, from the coding sequence ATGTCCCTGCGACAGCTGATCAATGACTCGGAAGAGTTCGTGCCCGAGGCGCTGTCCGGCCTGAGCCGGGCACATCCCGGGCTGATCCGCGTGCACCAGGATCCGGCCTACGTGATCCGGGCGGTCCGCGAACCGAAGGTCGCGCTGGTCTCCGGCGGTGGCTCCGGACACGAACCGCTGCACACCGGGTTCGTCGGGCACGGCATGCTGGACGCCGCGGTGCCCGGCGCGGTCTTCGCCAGCCCGACCGCGTTCCAGATCAAGGCCGCCATCGAAGCCGCCGACCACGGCCGCGGCGTACTGCTGATCGTGAAGAACTACACCGGTGACGTGCTGAACTTCTCGATCGCCGCCGAGCTGGCCGCCGACGCCGGTATCGACGTGCGCACCGTGCTGGTCGACGACGACCTCGCCACCGACGGCCAGGACGAAGGCGGCCCCGGCCGGCGCGGCACCGCGGCGGTGGTCGCGGTGGAGAAGATCTGCGGAGCGGCGGCCGAGCGCGGAGCGTCGCTCGACGAACTGGTCGCGCTCGGCGAGCGGGTGGCGTCCTCGGCACGCACCCTCGCGCTGGCCTTCCAGTCCTGCACCCATCCGGGCGAGGACCGCCCGTCCTTCGAGCTGCCCGACGGCCAGATCGAATTCGGCGTCGGCATCCACGGCGAGCACGGGGTCGGCCGCCGCCCATACGCGCCGGCACGGGAACTCGTCGCCGAACTGGCCGAGCCGATCGTGCGGGCGCTCGACCTGACCGACGGCGACCGCGTGATCGCCGTGGTGAACGGCCTCGGTGCCACCCATTCCCTGGAATTGTCGTTGGCGCACAAGGAACTGACCGAGCTGCTGGACGCGCAGGGCATCACCGTGGCCCGCGCACTCGTCGGCCCCTACGTGACGGCGCTGGACATGCGCGGCTGCTCGATCACGCTGCTGCGCGCCGACGACGAGCTCGTCGAGCTGTGGGACGCGCCGGTGCGCACTCCCGCGCTGAACTGGTGA
- a CDS encoding chitinase, translated as MSIRGIISSVTAVLAAGALALGLQAATGSSVSAAPQSPAEQAAFVVSQSQFEQMFPNRNPFYTYSGLVNALSAYPAFANTGDDTMKKREAAAFLANVNHETGGLVHIVEQNTDNYPHYCDRGQPFGCPAGQAAYYGRGPIQLSWNYNYKAAGDALGLNLLNDPFLVQNDAAVAWKTGLWFWNTQTGAGTMTPHDAMVNNRGFGETIRSINGSIECNGGNPGQVQSRIDAYQRFVSTLGTSPGENLSC; from the coding sequence GTGTCGATCAGAGGCATCATCAGTTCAGTGACCGCGGTGCTGGCCGCCGGAGCGCTCGCGTTAGGACTCCAGGCGGCCACTGGCTCGTCGGTTTCCGCGGCCCCGCAGAGTCCCGCCGAGCAAGCGGCCTTTGTGGTCAGTCAGTCGCAGTTCGAGCAGATGTTCCCCAACCGCAACCCCTTTTACACCTACAGCGGGCTGGTGAACGCGCTCAGCGCCTATCCCGCCTTCGCCAACACCGGCGATGACACGATGAAAAAGCGCGAAGCCGCGGCGTTTCTGGCGAACGTGAACCACGAAACCGGCGGCCTGGTGCACATCGTCGAGCAGAACACGGACAACTACCCGCACTACTGCGACCGGGGTCAGCCCTTCGGCTGCCCCGCCGGCCAGGCCGCCTACTACGGCCGCGGGCCGATCCAGCTGAGCTGGAACTACAACTACAAGGCGGCCGGTGACGCGCTGGGCCTCAACCTGCTGAACGACCCCTTCCTGGTGCAGAACGACGCCGCGGTGGCCTGGAAGACCGGCCTGTGGTTCTGGAACACCCAGACCGGTGCGGGCACGATGACCCCGCACGACGCGATGGTGAACAACCGCGGCTTCGGCGAGACCATCCGCAGCATCAACGGCAGCATCGAATGCAACGGCGGCAACCCCGGCCAGGTGCAGTCCAGGATCGACGCATACCAGCGGTTCGTGTCCACTTTGGGCACCAGTCCCGGCGAGAACCTTTCCTGCTGA
- the wrbA gene encoding NAD(P)H:quinone oxidoreductase: MSEPVKLSVIYYSATGTNAEIASLLAKEAEAAGAEVRVRRVAELAPDAAIDSNPAWRANVDATKDIPVATPDDVVWADAVIFGSPTRYGNVASQLKQFLDTLGPQWQQGLLADKVYSGFVSTSTRHGGQESTLLALYNTVHHFGGILVSPGYTDPVKFVDGNPYGTSHVAGQGDLPVDDDTRAAAGVQAKRVVRIAAQLLAGKPAS; encoded by the coding sequence ATGAGTGAGCCGGTCAAACTCAGCGTGATCTACTACTCCGCCACGGGGACCAACGCGGAGATCGCGTCGTTGCTGGCGAAGGAGGCCGAGGCGGCGGGCGCCGAGGTCCGGGTCCGCAGGGTGGCGGAGCTGGCACCGGACGCCGCGATCGACTCGAACCCGGCGTGGCGGGCGAACGTGGACGCGACCAAGGACATCCCGGTGGCCACCCCGGACGACGTCGTCTGGGCCGACGCGGTGATCTTCGGCTCGCCGACCCGGTACGGCAACGTGGCGTCGCAGCTCAAGCAGTTCCTGGACACCCTGGGGCCGCAGTGGCAGCAGGGCCTGCTTGCCGACAAGGTCTACAGCGGGTTCGTCTCCACCAGCACCCGGCACGGTGGCCAGGAGTCCACGCTTCTCGCGCTGTACAACACAGTTCACCACTTCGGCGGGATACTGGTGAGCCCCGGCTACACCGACCCGGTGAAGTTCGTGGACGGCAACCCGTACGGCACCAGCCACGTGGCGGGCCAGGGTGACCTGCCGGTCGACGACGACACTCGCGCGGCGGCCGGTGTGCAGGCCAAGCGCGTGGTGCGGATCGCCGCCCAGCTGCTCGCGGGCAAGCCGGCGAGCTGA
- a CDS encoding DJ-1/PfpI family protein, whose amino-acid sequence MASSRRTVLRAATVGAVGAAGAAASGLPATAEERTGNGPRIGILLYDRFSLLDPTGPAEILARLPGATVTMIAERPGPVRTDTGDVAVLAERAIADVRRLDVLLVPGGSERGVLGVFERPNLLDWIRRIHRTTQWTTSVCTGSMILGKAGLLNGLRATTYWSGKDYLETLGATYVPERYVRDGKIITSAGVSAGQDLALYLASLLAGEQTAKALQLAVEYDPQPPFDTGSPAKAGPELQKLALRLLADSQV is encoded by the coding sequence ATGGCTAGCAGCCGGAGAACGGTGTTGCGGGCGGCGACGGTCGGGGCGGTGGGCGCCGCGGGGGCGGCCGCTTCGGGGCTGCCGGCGACGGCCGAGGAACGCACTGGAAACGGGCCACGGATCGGCATTCTGCTGTACGACCGGTTCAGCCTGCTCGACCCGACCGGGCCTGCCGAGATACTGGCCAGGCTGCCAGGGGCGACGGTGACGATGATCGCGGAGCGGCCGGGGCCGGTCAGGACGGACACCGGGGACGTCGCGGTGCTCGCCGAGCGGGCCATCGCGGACGTCCGGCGACTGGACGTGCTGTTGGTGCCGGGCGGCAGTGAACGTGGCGTGCTCGGTGTCTTCGAGCGGCCGAACCTGCTGGACTGGATCCGGCGAATCCACCGGACCACCCAATGGACGACCTCAGTGTGCACCGGGTCGATGATCCTCGGCAAAGCCGGGCTGCTGAACGGGCTGCGCGCGACCACGTACTGGTCGGGTAAGGACTATCTGGAAACGCTCGGCGCCACCTACGTGCCGGAGCGGTACGTCCGGGACGGCAAGATCATCACCTCCGCGGGGGTTTCCGCGGGTCAGGACCTCGCGCTGTACCTGGCCTCCCTGCTGGCTGGCGAACAGACCGCCAAGGCACTGCAACTGGCGGTCGAATACGACCCGCAGCCGCCGTTCGACACCGGCAGCCCGGCGAAGGCCGGACCGGAGCTGCAGAAGCTCGCATTGCGGTTGCTCGCGGATTCCCAGGTCTGA
- a CDS encoding LacI family DNA-binding transcriptional regulator — MERVTIHDVARSAGVSRQTVSRALNDKAEIDAATKQRVLDAARALGYRPSRFARGLVRHDSTTVGLVIPDLMNPFFTEVASSALEAARARDWHVVVYDTSDSAEQELSTLRVIGSQVDAIVGYFSRPEEELDRYAAGMPVVFLGREHRNPRFSSIGIDGAEGVHAAVAHLVGAGHRRIGMLDHNRRPEPSIRQDWFFAAAAAQGLDLDPSWATGSSQSVEGGGLALDELRRAHPDLTAIFTFNDIIAIGALRRARKLGLAVPSDLAVIGFDGLELGTLVEPALTSVAIDTRRLGALAIDQVARLLTGGGQPDPEDLVVRGSLLLRESA; from the coding sequence ATGGAGCGGGTCACGATTCACGACGTCGCTCGCTCCGCGGGCGTGTCGCGGCAGACCGTCTCACGTGCGCTGAACGACAAGGCCGAGATCGACGCGGCGACCAAGCAGCGCGTGCTGGACGCCGCCCGCGCGCTCGGCTACCGGCCGAGCCGGTTCGCCCGCGGCCTGGTCCGCCACGACAGCACCACGGTCGGCCTGGTCATCCCGGACCTGATGAACCCGTTCTTCACCGAGGTCGCCTCCAGTGCGCTCGAAGCCGCCCGCGCGCGGGACTGGCATGTGGTCGTCTACGACACCTCAGACAGTGCCGAGCAGGAACTCAGCACGCTCCGGGTGATCGGCTCGCAGGTGGACGCGATCGTCGGCTACTTCAGCAGGCCGGAGGAGGAACTCGACCGCTACGCCGCCGGGATGCCGGTGGTGTTCCTCGGCCGGGAACATCGCAATCCCCGGTTCAGCTCGATCGGCATCGATGGCGCGGAAGGTGTGCACGCCGCGGTCGCGCACCTGGTCGGCGCCGGTCACCGGCGGATCGGCATGCTCGATCACAACCGCCGCCCGGAACCCAGCATCCGGCAGGACTGGTTCTTCGCCGCTGCCGCCGCACAAGGGCTCGACCTCGATCCGAGCTGGGCGACCGGGTCGAGCCAGTCGGTCGAGGGAGGCGGGCTGGCGCTGGACGAGCTGCGCCGCGCGCACCCCGACCTGACCGCGATCTTCACCTTCAACGACATCATCGCCATCGGCGCGCTGCGCCGGGCCAGGAAGCTGGGCCTGGCGGTGCCTTCGGACCTCGCGGTGATCGGCTTCGACGGCCTCGAGCTCGGCACGCTCGTGGAACCGGCGCTGACCAGCGTCGCCATCGACACCCGGCGCCTCGGTGCGCTGGCGATCGACCAGGTGGCGCGGCTGCTCACCGGCGGCGGCCAGCCGGACCCCGAGGACCTGGTGGTCCGCGGGTCGTTGCTGCTGCGCGAATCCGCCTGA
- a CDS encoding class I SAM-dependent methyltransferase: protein MNEKRSDDRPVTVAQVNYQRNAEVLREMNSQELFRYIFETNLWSASSASGSGSDLAQTSVLRERLPELLRRFQVRTLLDLPCGDFGWLSGVELGVDQYVGADIVPELVALNRGRYAGDGRRFLTLDLTADELPEADAVLCRDCLVHLSFADIQRALRNLRRSGSRYLLTTTFADLARNSDIESGDWRPLNLCREPFNFPEPLDLILEGCTEEDGAYADKTLALWEIDRLPQSG from the coding sequence ATGAACGAGAAGCGGTCCGATGATCGACCGGTCACGGTGGCGCAGGTCAATTATCAGCGCAACGCCGAAGTGCTGCGGGAGATGAACTCGCAGGAGCTTTTCAGGTATATCTTCGAGACCAATCTTTGGAGCGCCAGTTCCGCGTCGGGATCCGGATCCGACCTTGCTCAGACCAGTGTCCTGCGGGAGAGACTTCCGGAGTTGCTTCGCCGTTTCCAGGTTCGTACCCTGCTCGACCTGCCGTGCGGGGATTTCGGCTGGTTGAGCGGGGTGGAGCTGGGGGTGGACCAGTACGTCGGCGCGGACATCGTGCCCGAGCTGGTGGCGTTGAACAGGGGGCGTTACGCGGGTGACGGCAGGCGCTTTCTGACGCTGGACCTTACCGCCGACGAACTGCCCGAGGCGGACGCGGTGCTGTGTCGGGATTGCCTGGTGCATCTGAGCTTCGCCGACATTCAGCGTGCGTTGCGGAATCTGCGTCGGAGTGGTTCGCGCTATCTGCTCACGACCACGTTCGCCGATCTGGCCAGGAACAGTGACATCGAGAGCGGGGACTGGCGGCCGCTGAACCTGTGCCGGGAGCCGTTCAACTTCCCCGAGCCGCTGGACCTGATCCTGGAGGGGTGCACCGAGGAAGACGGCGCGTACGCGGACAAGACACTCGCGCTCTGGGAGATCGATCGACTGCCGCAGTCCGGGTGA
- the dhaL gene encoding dihydroxyacetone kinase subunit DhaL — MDTLTVEQARAWIGHFIAEIERRSAELTELDRRAGDGDYGTNLRSALRRVTANLEADAPTSAQEVFTAVSNAFLNTGGTSGPLFGMWFREFARATGAAATTETFGLAATNAAAVVQRLGKAEVGHKTMVDAMVPAAHALSDANARGANLAEAFTAAASAAHEGAASTEKLLARRGRASYVGEHARGVIDPGALTVAYFFDAAVTSVRPRVA, encoded by the coding sequence ATGGACACCCTCACCGTCGAGCAGGCCCGCGCCTGGATCGGCCATTTCATCGCCGAGATCGAGCGGCGCTCCGCCGAACTCACCGAGCTGGACCGGCGCGCGGGCGACGGCGACTACGGCACCAATCTCCGCTCGGCGCTGCGCCGCGTCACGGCGAACCTCGAAGCTGACGCTCCCACGTCGGCACAGGAGGTCTTCACCGCGGTGTCGAACGCCTTCCTGAACACCGGCGGCACCAGCGGCCCGCTGTTCGGCATGTGGTTCCGCGAGTTCGCCCGCGCCACCGGTGCCGCCGCGACGACCGAAACCTTCGGCCTCGCGGCCACCAACGCGGCGGCCGTGGTGCAGCGGCTCGGCAAGGCCGAAGTGGGCCACAAGACCATGGTCGACGCGATGGTGCCCGCCGCGCATGCCCTGTCGGACGCCAATGCTCGCGGTGCGAATCTCGCCGAAGCCTTCACCGCCGCCGCCAGTGCCGCACACGAAGGCGCCGCATCCACCGAGAAGCTGCTCGCCCGCCGTGGACGGGCCAGCTACGTCGGCGAACACGCGCGGGGCGTCATCGATCCCGGCGCGTTGACCGTGGCGTATTTCTTCGACGCGGCCGTCACTTCCGTGCGACCCCGCGTGGCCTGA
- a CDS encoding DUF6069 family protein, translating into MTDYSRNDPYVRDDRPGIDAARLWAGGVATAVVAALVAVVGLLVARGIFGAEVLAPKGEGIWGNANTTTYALVAAAVALAATGLMHLLSVATPAPGQFFGWIMVLATLIAVVLPLTLSVKLETKIATAITNLAIGMVITLVVSSMAASARTLHRSKRRDSRRDSRRDADQAATRQWNNGPPTSYYDT; encoded by the coding sequence ATGACCGACTATTCCCGGAACGACCCCTATGTCCGTGATGACCGGCCTGGTATCGACGCCGCACGGCTGTGGGCCGGCGGGGTCGCGACGGCGGTGGTGGCGGCACTGGTCGCCGTGGTGGGCCTGCTGGTCGCCCGCGGCATCTTCGGCGCCGAAGTGCTGGCGCCGAAGGGGGAAGGGATCTGGGGCAACGCGAACACCACCACCTACGCGCTGGTCGCCGCGGCCGTCGCGCTGGCCGCGACCGGGCTGATGCACCTGCTGAGCGTGGCCACGCCGGCGCCGGGCCAGTTCTTCGGCTGGATCATGGTGCTGGCCACGCTGATCGCGGTGGTGCTGCCGCTGACGCTCTCGGTGAAGCTGGAGACGAAGATCGCGACCGCGATCACCAACCTGGCCATCGGCATGGTGATCACCCTGGTGGTCAGCAGCATGGCCGCGAGTGCGCGGACCCTGCACCGGAGCAAGCGGCGCGACAGCAGGCGCGACAGTCGCCGCGACGCCGACCAGGCTGCGACCCGGCAGTGGAACAACGGGCCGCCGACCTCGTACTACGACACCTGA
- a CDS encoding IclR family transcriptional regulator, whose protein sequence is MIQSVDRAIRVLGVLQGARRLSLSEIAARLELAPSTVHGIIKTLVAHGMVLQDRDSARYRLGPAVLKLGNVYLDTLELRSRAVAWSEELARRTGHAVRTAVLVLDEVMVIHHEPRPDGSRQMPEVGIVIPAHASALGQAILAYSPELAAGLPDELRSMTAETVTTSAELRTRLEQVRSGVLATEQEEAVLGECGLAAPVFDSAELAVGAIGVVVPMVDWPVRESVRTAVREAARSISRELGAPRWPVTPV, encoded by the coding sequence ATGATCCAGTCCGTCGACAGGGCGATCCGGGTGCTCGGGGTGCTTCAGGGGGCGCGCCGGTTGAGCCTCTCGGAGATCGCCGCGCGCCTCGAACTGGCGCCGTCGACCGTGCACGGGATCATCAAGACCCTGGTCGCACACGGCATGGTGTTGCAGGACCGCGACTCGGCGCGGTACCGGCTCGGGCCGGCCGTGCTGAAGCTGGGCAACGTCTACCTGGACACCCTGGAGCTGCGTTCCCGCGCGGTGGCCTGGTCCGAGGAACTGGCCCGGCGCACCGGACACGCCGTGCGCACCGCCGTCCTGGTGCTGGACGAGGTGATGGTGATCCACCACGAGCCCCGGCCGGACGGGTCGCGTCAGATGCCGGAGGTGGGCATCGTGATCCCGGCCCACGCGAGCGCGCTCGGCCAGGCGATCCTGGCCTACTCGCCGGAGCTCGCCGCCGGATTGCCGGACGAGCTGCGCAGCATGACGGCCGAGACCGTGACCACGTCGGCCGAGCTGCGGACGCGGCTCGAGCAGGTGCGCTCCGGGGTGTTGGCGACCGAGCAGGAAGAGGCCGTGCTCGGTGAATGCGGGCTCGCGGCACCGGTTTTCGACTCCGCCGAACTGGCGGTGGGCGCGATCGGGGTGGTGGTACCGATGGTGGACTGGCCGGTGCGCGAATCCGTGCGGACGGCCGTCCGCGAGGCGGCCAGGTCCATTTCACGCGAGCTGGGCGCTCCCCGCTGGCCGGTCACGCCGGTCTGA